From the Caldalkalibacillus uzonensis genome, one window contains:
- a CDS encoding CBO0543 family protein has product MTQEVIRQIEQAYTLVEQANQRLHHIWGEHIIFRWEWWLALALTILPWLIWYIWRKKESTDRLLYAGFFVILVSSWLDFLGTTLGIWRYHIDVIPTIPSFIPWDFSLLPVAAMLVIQVKPQLHPWLKALLFAGLAAYIGEPLFDWLGHYHPKEWKHIYSLPIYALIYLAAHYLSKRNHHAPL; this is encoded by the coding sequence ATGACACAAGAGGTTATTCGTCAAATTGAACAAGCCTACACTCTCGTAGAACAAGCCAACCAACGGCTGCATCACATTTGGGGTGAACACATCATCTTCCGCTGGGAATGGTGGCTGGCCCTCGCCTTGACCATTTTGCCCTGGCTCATATGGTACATCTGGCGTAAAAAGGAAAGCACCGACCGCCTGCTGTACGCCGGCTTTTTTGTGATCCTGGTCAGTTCTTGGCTTGATTTTTTGGGCACGACTCTGGGCATTTGGCGTTATCATATTGATGTCATCCCCACCATCCCCTCGTTTATTCCCTGGGACTTTTCCTTGCTGCCCGTCGCTGCGATGCTGGTCATTCAAGTGAAACCGCAACTTCATCCCTGGTTAAAAGCCCTCTTGTTTGCCGGGCTGGCCGCTTATATTGGTGAGCCCCTGTTTGACTGGCTTGGCCATTATCACCCTAAGGAATGGAAACACATTTATTCCTTGCCGATTTATGCACTGATTTATTTGGCTGCCCACTACCTCAGTAAACGTAACCATCACGCACCTCTTTAA
- a CDS encoding YhcN/YlaJ family sporulation lipoprotein, translating into MEKLICLSRILRSGILVACCIVLLLNGGCAMDNQEQRFQADHNLEQQMHKKEEQERQTQKQAPPAKAKQKQAQSSGQSSGQKQGKPKKIKVDHDTANRSKLIAKSVDGVTDAAVVAIDQDLSVAVDVAQMKRFQLKAIRKEIFHQLRKAYPDYKVHVSTDRKILQELKKLEEKTYQQQTEAEKKRLQKINEDMKG; encoded by the coding sequence GTGGAAAAATTGATCTGTTTAAGCCGGATACTGAGAAGCGGTATCCTTGTTGCCTGTTGTATAGTGCTGCTTCTTAACGGTGGTTGTGCCATGGATAACCAAGAACAGCGGTTTCAAGCCGATCACAACCTAGAGCAGCAAATGCACAAGAAAGAAGAGCAGGAGCGTCAAACACAAAAACAAGCTCCTCCTGCCAAGGCGAAGCAAAAACAAGCCCAGTCATCAGGCCAATCCTCCGGCCAAAAGCAAGGCAAACCTAAAAAAATTAAAGTGGATCATGATACTGCCAATCGTTCTAAACTGATCGCCAAATCAGTGGATGGGGTCACAGATGCAGCGGTGGTCGCCATTGATCAGGACCTTTCTGTCGCGGTTGATGTGGCCCAGATGAAACGTTTTCAACTCAAAGCGATTCGCAAGGAAATATTCCATCAATTGCGCAAGGCCTACCCTGATTATAAGGTGCATGTCAGCACGGACCGCAAAATTCTGCAGGAGTTAAAAAAACTGGAGGAAAAAACGTACCAGCAGCAAACGGAGGCTGAGAAAAAACGCCTGCAAAAGATAAATGAAGATATGAAAGGCTAA
- a CDS encoding IclR family transcriptional regulator — MEKKTVRSVERALDILLCFTTQNELTLTEISHQVGLNKSTVYRLLASLEKKGFVTKDEATEKYRLGFRVWELSAHLERVDDPAVMLLPEMERLRDILDETVTLYVRDGKERVRVQAVESKQTIRRVAPIGVRMPLNVGASGKILVAYAEPDVQEMILNDPDWPEHIDKEVFMLQLLKIRQLGYATSVEEREAGTSAIAAPILNRQGKCVAALAVSGPSGRLTPDKMEEFAPIVIDFASRMSKMVG, encoded by the coding sequence ATGGAAAAAAAGACGGTGCGATCCGTTGAACGGGCACTAGATATTTTATTATGTTTTACAACTCAAAACGAACTCACACTAACAGAAATCAGTCACCAGGTAGGTTTAAATAAGAGCACTGTTTACCGCTTGCTGGCCTCATTGGAGAAAAAAGGATTTGTGACTAAAGATGAAGCCACGGAAAAATACCGCTTGGGCTTCCGCGTGTGGGAACTGTCCGCCCATTTGGAGAGGGTGGACGATCCGGCCGTGATGCTGTTGCCTGAAATGGAACGTTTACGGGATATTTTAGATGAAACAGTCACCTTGTATGTGCGGGATGGCAAGGAACGGGTAAGGGTTCAAGCTGTTGAGAGCAAGCAAACCATCCGCCGGGTGGCACCTATCGGCGTGCGCATGCCCCTAAATGTCGGGGCTTCAGGTAAAATTCTGGTGGCTTATGCGGAGCCTGATGTCCAGGAAATGATCCTCAATGATCCTGACTGGCCTGAGCACATCGACAAAGAGGTATTTATGTTGCAGTTATTAAAAATCAGGCAGCTGGGATATGCCACCAGTGTAGAGGAGCGGGAAGCAGGCACCTCCGCCATTGCTGCGCCCATTTTAAACCGGCAGGGTAAATGTGTGGCTGCTTTGGCCGTTTCGGGACCGTCCGGGCGGCTTACCCCGGATAAAATGGAGGAGTTTGCGCCGATTGTGATTGATTTTGCCTCCCGAATGAGCAAAATGGTGGGTTAG
- the acnA gene encoding aconitate hydratase AcnA, with the protein MTYRDPFSVKSSLQVGDKTYTYFSLPKLEEQGVGAVSKLPFSIKVLLEAALRQVDGVGITEDHVKHIANWAETEDKDREIPFKPARIVLQDFTGVPAVVDLAAMRSKVAKDGGDPKQINPLVPVDLVIDHSVMVDKFGSKDALEYNMNVEFERNQERYRFLRWAQTAFDNFRIVPPATGIVHQVNLEYLASVAATKEVDGEQQVFPDSLVGTDSHTTMINGIGVVGWGVGGIEAEAGMLGQPLYFVTPEVVGFKLTGRLPEGATATDLALTVTEILRKKGVVGKFVEFYGDGLSNISVADRATVANMAPEYGATMGFFPVDEQTLDYLRLTGRSEEQVQLVKAYYQAQGLFRTDDSAEPVFSDTVTLDLSSIEPTLAGPRRPQDRIVLSKMKESFNNTLHAPIDEGGFGLSDDDLQKKVKVEHPNGETSELTNGSVVIAAITSCTNTSNPSVMLGAGLVAKKAVEKGLTKPGYVKTSLTPGSKVVTQYLIDAGLMEPLEALGFHVAGYGCATCIGNSGPLPDEVSKAIAENDLTVCSVLSGNRNFEGRIHAQVKANYLASPPLVVAYAIAGTMNIDLQNEPLGYDQDGNPVYLKDIWPTPEELQAALQTVNSDLFKKEYENVFESNPRFNEIDAPQGDLYEFDPKSTYIQEPPFFENLEAQVGDIEEIKGAKALALLGDSVTTDHISPAGNIAPDSPAGKYLLERGVERKDFNSYGSRRGNHEVMMRGTFANIRIRNQMAPGTEGGYTPYLPTGDIMPIYDAAMKYQQDGTPLVVLAGKEYGTGSSRDWAAKGTNLLGIKAVIAESFERIHRTNLVCMGVLPLQFEEGQGWKQLGITGQETFDILGLDNDLKPGQTLTVRATREDGSSFEFNVIVRLDSVVDIEYYKNGGILQKVLRQMVQSA; encoded by the coding sequence ATGACGTATCGTGATCCTTTTTCTGTCAAATCCTCACTGCAGGTCGGGGATAAAACGTATACCTATTTCTCCCTCCCCAAACTGGAAGAACAAGGGGTAGGTGCCGTCTCCAAGTTGCCCTTTTCCATTAAAGTGCTTCTGGAGGCAGCCTTACGCCAAGTGGACGGGGTAGGCATTACGGAAGATCATGTCAAACACATTGCCAATTGGGCTGAAACGGAAGATAAAGACCGTGAAATTCCGTTTAAGCCGGCTCGGATTGTCTTGCAAGACTTTACTGGTGTTCCTGCTGTTGTTGACCTTGCGGCCATGCGTTCTAAAGTGGCCAAAGACGGCGGTGATCCGAAGCAAATTAACCCACTCGTTCCTGTGGATCTGGTTATCGACCATTCTGTCATGGTAGATAAATTTGGAAGCAAGGACGCCCTGGAGTACAACATGAACGTGGAATTTGAGCGTAACCAGGAGCGCTATCGCTTCTTGCGCTGGGCACAAACGGCCTTTGACAACTTTAGAATCGTGCCCCCGGCCACTGGTATTGTACACCAGGTGAACCTGGAGTATCTGGCCAGTGTAGCAGCAACCAAAGAGGTGGACGGCGAACAGCAGGTCTTCCCGGATTCCCTGGTTGGTACTGACTCCCACACCACCATGATCAACGGGATCGGTGTTGTCGGCTGGGGTGTCGGTGGTATCGAAGCTGAAGCCGGTATGCTGGGACAACCCTTGTATTTCGTCACTCCTGAGGTCGTTGGTTTCAAATTAACCGGCCGTCTGCCTGAAGGCGCAACAGCAACAGACTTGGCCTTAACTGTAACTGAAATCTTGCGCAAAAAAGGCGTTGTTGGCAAGTTTGTTGAGTTCTACGGTGACGGATTGTCCAACATCAGCGTAGCTGACCGTGCCACCGTAGCCAACATGGCTCCTGAGTACGGTGCCACCATGGGCTTCTTCCCTGTTGATGAACAAACCCTGGACTATCTCCGTCTCACTGGACGCAGCGAAGAGCAAGTGCAGCTGGTTAAAGCTTATTATCAAGCACAAGGCTTGTTTAGAACCGACGACAGTGCTGAACCTGTCTTTTCCGACACAGTGACATTAGACTTAAGCTCCATTGAACCCACACTGGCTGGACCGAGACGTCCTCAAGACCGCATTGTGTTGTCTAAAATGAAGGAGAGCTTCAACAACACCTTGCATGCGCCTATTGATGAGGGCGGCTTCGGCCTGTCTGACGATGATCTGCAGAAAAAAGTGAAAGTGGAGCATCCTAATGGGGAAACATCTGAATTGACCAATGGTTCCGTGGTGATTGCTGCCATTACCAGCTGTACCAACACATCCAACCCGAGCGTCATGCTGGGAGCGGGTCTCGTCGCCAAAAAAGCGGTTGAAAAGGGACTGACCAAACCGGGCTATGTGAAAACCAGCTTAACCCCGGGATCCAAAGTGGTCACCCAGTACCTGATCGATGCCGGTTTAATGGAGCCGCTTGAAGCATTAGGCTTCCACGTGGCTGGTTATGGCTGTGCCACCTGTATCGGTAACTCCGGTCCCTTGCCGGATGAGGTCTCCAAAGCCATTGCCGAAAATGACTTAACTGTCTGCTCTGTGCTGAGTGGTAACCGCAACTTTGAAGGACGCATTCACGCCCAAGTAAAAGCCAACTACCTGGCTTCGCCGCCCCTTGTCGTGGCTTACGCTATTGCCGGCACAATGAACATCGACTTGCAAAATGAACCGCTCGGCTATGATCAGGATGGCAATCCTGTTTACTTGAAAGATATCTGGCCAACACCGGAAGAGTTGCAGGCTGCCTTGCAAACCGTCAACTCTGACTTGTTCAAGAAAGAATATGAAAACGTCTTTGAATCTAACCCGCGCTTTAACGAAATCGATGCCCCGCAAGGCGATCTGTACGAGTTTGATCCGAAATCCACTTACATTCAGGAGCCTCCGTTCTTTGAAAATCTTGAGGCCCAAGTGGGTGACATCGAAGAGATCAAAGGGGCCAAAGCACTGGCCTTGCTTGGTGATTCTGTCACCACCGACCACATTTCACCGGCCGGTAACATCGCGCCTGACAGCCCGGCAGGCAAATACCTCCTGGAACGTGGCGTAGAGCGCAAAGACTTCAACTCCTATGGTTCCCGCCGTGGTAACCATGAAGTGATGATGCGCGGTACCTTTGCCAACATCCGCATCCGCAACCAGATGGCACCCGGCACCGAAGGCGGTTATACACCTTATCTGCCTACTGGTGACATCATGCCCATCTACGATGCTGCCATGAAATATCAGCAAGACGGCACACCGCTCGTCGTCTTGGCCGGTAAAGAGTATGGAACCGGAAGCTCCCGTGACTGGGCTGCCAAAGGGACCAATCTGCTGGGGATTAAAGCTGTGATTGCGGAAAGCTTTGAGCGCATCCACCGCACCAACCTGGTCTGCATGGGTGTTCTGCCGCTGCAGTTTGAAGAGGGCCAAGGTTGGAAACAGCTGGGGATTACTGGTCAGGAAACTTTCGATATTCTTGGCTTGGACAATGATCTGAAACCGGGTCAAACCTTAACCGTGCGGGCCACACGCGAAGACGGATCCAGCTTTGAATTTAACGTGATTGTCCGTCTGGACAGCGTGGTTGATATTGAGTACTACAAGAACGGCGGTATCTTGCAAAAAGTGTTGCGCCAAATGGTCCAAAGTGCCTGA
- a CDS encoding YjcZ family sporulation protein encodes MIFDDFTLIVVLFVLLIIVGCACFVKVPRW; translated from the coding sequence ATGATTTTTGACGACTTTACCTTAATCGTAGTGTTGTTTGTTCTGTTAATCATTGTTGGCTGCGCCTGCTTTGTTAAAGTTCCTAGATGGTAA
- a CDS encoding phosphatase PAP2 family protein, whose translation MTQIDFLIWVTSWQNPILNALAAVFTFMGDEEFYFLVLPFVYWCFSKAIGFRLAYIFLVSIYVNAFVKINTGLPRPVGVEGINSIFVSSAEVGSHYPYDSFPSGHAQGSTTLWGYLAYVVNKPWFWVVSVVLIFCISYTRLYAGLHWPLDVVAGILIGIIVLVVGIRISQAVSQVPSWLQWLLAFGFPLLLLVLFRESEGVKYSGFLFGAGVAYLLELRYVQMNLRTAVWKKAIAFLIGMDGIIALQTGLKIILPTYLMSDFLRYAVVGIWGIGLAPWVFVKVGLYPTDLDLGTPPGHKTAEA comes from the coding sequence GTGACTCAAATTGATTTTTTAATCTGGGTTACCTCATGGCAAAATCCAATTTTAAATGCTTTGGCTGCTGTGTTTACGTTTATGGGGGATGAGGAATTTTATTTTCTTGTTTTGCCTTTTGTATACTGGTGTTTTTCAAAAGCAATCGGTTTTCGTCTTGCTTATATTTTTCTTGTTTCTATTTATGTCAATGCTTTTGTTAAAATTAATACCGGTCTCCCACGCCCGGTGGGAGTAGAGGGAATTAACTCTATTTTTGTCTCTTCGGCAGAGGTTGGCAGTCATTATCCTTATGATTCCTTCCCTAGTGGCCATGCCCAAGGCTCCACAACATTATGGGGCTATCTGGCCTATGTCGTTAACAAACCCTGGTTTTGGGTTGTTTCCGTGGTATTGATTTTTTGTATCTCTTATACCCGTTTATATGCTGGATTGCACTGGCCCCTGGATGTGGTGGCCGGCATTCTAATAGGGATTATTGTCCTGGTTGTTGGGATAAGGATCTCTCAGGCAGTGAGCCAGGTACCATCCTGGTTGCAGTGGTTATTGGCTTTCGGGTTCCCCTTGCTTCTTCTGGTTCTGTTCAGGGAGTCTGAAGGGGTGAAGTATTCCGGCTTTTTGTTTGGGGCGGGCGTAGCTTATTTGTTGGAGCTTCGCTATGTTCAGATGAACTTGCGTACAGCGGTGTGGAAAAAAGCAATTGCCTTTTTGATTGGCATGGACGGGATCATCGCTTTACAAACGGGTCTCAAAATTATCTTGCCAACTTACCTGATGAGTGACTTTCTCCGTTATGCCGTAGTGGGCATATGGGGGATTGGTCTGGCACCCTGGGTATTTGTCAAGGTGGGTTTGTACCCTACGGACCTAGACTTGGGCACCCCTCCTGGACATAAAACAGCAGAAGCTTAA
- a CDS encoding ATP-dependent acyl-CoA ligase — translation MNLYQFLLQQIEKSPDKIYLRFKDQQITYASLYDRVNRMAAGLERVGIQEGDTVCLMLDNCPEYLDIWFALSSLGAVKVPLNVHLKGEGLRYILDHSDCKLIIAHPQYQAKILDKLPESLRGVKIVLAGADEQGQKLLSTQSNNACPVLEWQELTATDLQPQRTCAVRGQDVNSILYTSGTTGLPKGVMLSHHAYVNAGEAFAREMIGARPGDILFTNLPLFHVNAHTTTVLGSISVNATIALEKRFSASRFWQDIRYHQATMFNALGSMITILCKQPENEDDRDNPVRLAACAATPKEFWSYFEKRFDLRIVEGYGLTETAGFCMANPLQANRPPSIGRPLSYIEMQVVNDQGEKAAPGEVGEILIRSDQPHTLMEGYYKNPEATCEAMAGGWFHSGDRGYQDEEGYFYFVDRIKQCIRRRGENISSWEIEKVVNTHPKVLESAAVGVPSELGEEDVKIFVIVREGEQLSPEELLDWCQERMAYFMVPRYVEFTNAFPKTATERIQKFKLKEMGIGNAWDREKAGYVVKRD, via the coding sequence ATGAATCTTTATCAATTTTTGCTCCAACAGATTGAAAAAAGTCCGGATAAAATCTATCTCCGCTTTAAAGATCAACAGATCACTTATGCCTCATTATATGACCGGGTAAACCGGATGGCAGCAGGGTTGGAGAGAGTAGGGATACAAGAAGGGGATACGGTGTGTCTGATGCTGGACAACTGTCCGGAGTACTTGGATATCTGGTTTGCACTGTCTTCCCTTGGGGCAGTCAAAGTGCCCCTTAATGTGCACCTTAAGGGAGAAGGGTTGCGCTACATCCTTGATCATTCCGATTGCAAGCTGATCATCGCCCATCCCCAGTATCAGGCTAAAATCTTAGACAAGTTGCCTGAAAGTTTAAGAGGGGTTAAAATCGTGCTGGCTGGTGCAGATGAACAGGGGCAAAAATTGCTTTCCACTCAGTCTAACAATGCTTGTCCTGTCCTGGAGTGGCAGGAGCTAACCGCAACGGATCTCCAGCCGCAACGAACCTGTGCTGTTCGTGGTCAGGATGTGAACAGCATCCTCTATACATCGGGCACGACCGGTTTGCCCAAAGGAGTGATGTTAAGCCACCATGCCTATGTTAATGCTGGAGAAGCATTTGCCCGGGAAATGATAGGTGCGCGGCCTGGGGACATTTTGTTTACCAACTTGCCCCTTTTCCATGTCAATGCCCACACCACCACAGTGCTGGGCTCTATCTCCGTTAACGCCACCATTGCCTTGGAAAAACGGTTCAGCGCCTCCCGTTTTTGGCAGGATATCCGTTACCACCAGGCCACAATGTTTAATGCCTTGGGTTCCATGATCACCATTTTGTGTAAGCAGCCGGAGAATGAAGACGACCGGGACAATCCGGTCCGGTTGGCCGCCTGTGCCGCCACCCCAAAAGAATTTTGGTCCTATTTTGAGAAGAGGTTTGATTTACGTATCGTTGAGGGCTATGGTTTGACTGAAACGGCTGGATTTTGTATGGCCAATCCTCTTCAGGCCAACAGGCCTCCTTCAATCGGCCGGCCTCTCTCCTATATCGAGATGCAGGTGGTCAATGACCAGGGAGAAAAGGCCGCTCCGGGAGAAGTCGGGGAAATTCTCATCCGCTCAGACCAACCTCATACACTAATGGAGGGCTATTACAAGAATCCTGAGGCCACCTGTGAGGCTATGGCGGGAGGATGGTTTCACTCTGGAGATCGGGGATATCAAGATGAAGAAGGCTACTTCTACTTCGTCGACCGGATCAAACAATGTATTCGCCGCCGCGGGGAGAACATTTCTTCCTGGGAGATTGAAAAAGTAGTGAATACGCACCCCAAAGTACTGGAATCGGCAGCGGTCGGTGTTCCTTCTGAATTGGGCGAAGAAGATGTCAAAATTTTTGTGATTGTCAGGGAAGGAGAACAGCTTTCACCTGAAGAATTATTAGATTGGTGCCAGGAACGGATGGCTTATTTTATGGTCCCCCGCTATGTTGAGTTCACCAACGCCTTTCCCAAAACGGCCACGGAACGGATCCAAAAATTTAAACTGAAGGAAATGGGGATCGGCAATGCCTGGGACAGGGAGAAAGCTGGCTATGTCGTCAAGCGGGATTAA
- a CDS encoding TRAP transporter large permease yields the protein MSLEILFLIFMFIGLMVGLATGHPLAFVLGGLAVIFGLIGWGPQTLNVFVNGVFGAMNNYTLVAIPLFTLMANLLARSYIAEGLFESLRYLLGRVRGGIALAVILVSTIFAATTGVVGASVVTMGLLGIHVLLKYSYDQRLSTGVVAAGGTLGILIPPSIMLVIMGAQSQVSVGDLFKASLIPGLLLAFAYCLYVLFICWRKPEYGPALSAEEAAAVPIKQRIKGSLVNMIPPIILVVAVLGSVFSGVATPTEASGVGAFVALLMTMVYRKFSFNMLSEAVYDTAKTTAMVLIILVGANAFASMFLALSGDQLIQGLVEAFGLNAWGVFILMLMVTFVLGMFIDWIGIVMIVFPIFLPLLHAYDFNMLWVVTCIALMLQTSFLTPPFGYSLFYIKGIVPPSVKLSTIYKGVLPFVVIILLVLAVAIIFPELILWLPDVLKN from the coding sequence ATGAGTCTGGAGATCCTTTTTCTCATCTTCATGTTTATTGGATTAATGGTGGGTTTAGCAACCGGTCATCCCCTTGCTTTTGTATTGGGAGGGCTGGCCGTGATATTTGGTTTGATCGGCTGGGGCCCACAAACCCTTAATGTGTTTGTTAATGGTGTATTTGGTGCCATGAACAATTATACGTTGGTGGCCATTCCCTTGTTTACATTGATGGCCAATCTGCTGGCCCGCTCCTATATAGCTGAGGGACTGTTTGAATCACTGCGCTACTTGCTGGGCAGGGTGAGAGGGGGAATCGCCTTGGCCGTAATTTTGGTTTCTACTATTTTTGCCGCGACCACTGGCGTGGTTGGTGCTTCAGTCGTCACCATGGGCTTATTAGGTATTCATGTGTTGCTTAAATACAGTTATGACCAACGCCTTTCAACAGGGGTGGTGGCAGCTGGAGGGACGTTGGGGATCCTCATTCCGCCCAGTATCATGCTGGTTATAATGGGAGCTCAGTCTCAAGTTTCCGTTGGTGATCTGTTTAAAGCATCGTTAATCCCCGGACTGCTTCTGGCTTTTGCCTATTGCCTGTATGTTCTGTTTATTTGCTGGCGCAAACCGGAATATGGACCGGCATTATCCGCCGAAGAAGCGGCAGCCGTCCCAATCAAGCAAAGGATCAAGGGCAGTCTGGTCAACATGATCCCGCCTATTATTTTGGTGGTGGCAGTGTTGGGTTCCGTCTTTTCCGGTGTGGCTACCCCGACTGAAGCCTCTGGTGTGGGTGCCTTCGTCGCCCTATTGATGACCATGGTGTACCGCAAATTTAGTTTTAACATGTTGAGCGAGGCTGTATATGATACAGCCAAGACGACAGCTATGGTGCTCATTATCTTAGTTGGAGCCAATGCTTTTGCTTCCATGTTTCTGGCCCTCAGTGGTGATCAGCTGATTCAGGGACTGGTGGAGGCCTTCGGGTTAAACGCCTGGGGCGTTTTTATCCTGATGCTGATGGTCACCTTTGTACTGGGCATGTTCATCGACTGGATCGGCATTGTGATGATTGTTTTTCCCATCTTTTTACCTCTGTTGCATGCGTACGACTTTAATATGCTATGGGTGGTCACCTGTATTGCTTTAATGCTTCAAACCTCGTTCTTAACTCCTCCTTTCGGCTATTCGTTGTTTTACATTAAAGGCATTGTGCCACCGTCGGTCAAACTCTCCACCATTTACAAAGGGGTTTTGCCGTTTGTCGTCATTATCCTGCTGGTGCTGGCAGTGGCGATCATCTTCCCTGAGTTGATTTTGTGGCTGCCCGATGTGTTGAAAAACTAA
- a CDS encoding TRAP transporter small permease subunit: MNGIKKVIHIIDTVNDWIGKIGAWSVLVLTFLVVFEVISRRVLNSPTIWTYETITMVYGFHFMIVAAYALLHKSMVSVDIIYEKFPLKTRAWLDLCTYVLFFFPFVVGIFWIGMDYAAKSWAIKETSSSLFSPPVYPLKTVIPVAFGLLLLQGISEVLKRIVILVKGETV; the protein is encoded by the coding sequence ATGAATGGGATCAAAAAGGTGATACACATCATCGACACGGTTAATGACTGGATTGGAAAAATAGGTGCCTGGTCTGTACTTGTCTTAACGTTCCTGGTTGTATTTGAAGTGATCAGCCGCCGGGTGTTAAATTCGCCCACGATTTGGACCTACGAAACCATTACCATGGTTTACGGCTTCCATTTCATGATTGTGGCAGCTTACGCCCTGCTGCACAAGAGTATGGTATCCGTAGATATTATATATGAAAAATTTCCACTTAAAACAAGGGCCTGGCTGGATTTGTGCACCTATGTGCTGTTTTTCTTCCCGTTTGTGGTCGGTATTTTTTGGATCGGCATGGATTATGCCGCCAAATCCTGGGCGATCAAAGAGACTTCCAGTTCATTGTTTTCCCCTCCCGTCTATCCGCTCAAAACGGTGATTCCTGTTGCTTTCGGTTTGCTGCTCTTACAAGGCATCTCTGAGGTATTAAAGCGGATCGTTATCCTGGTCAAGGGGGAAACAGTATGA
- the dctP gene encoding TRAP transporter substrate-binding protein DctP produces MIKRLAYLIILLLAVMALTTGCLEQSESASTNPTNSEEKDHNGGETFNWRMITTWAAGSVHYEQDQHFVDLVHKLSNGRININLHQVGELAQANQVLDMVSDGTVEMGGDWPNYWSGRNTAFDLLGSHAVGLNGIDFMVWIYEAGGLDMYHDIYGQHNTIYFPHTVHGMESGIRSNVPVESLDDIAGMNIRFVGLIQQRLLQEFGGNPVNLPAHEIYESLQRGVVDAAEFATPWADNIANLHEVTEYWAAPGWHQTAAVFGVMINKDAWDSLPDDLKEIVQIAAKTTMLERSMKAIYMDAVKTNEMIEEHGITVNQYPEEDLARVEEAVQRIYEELAAENPDFSRVLESQRAYLRTYANYREFQGPWGFGSNYGSMLNND; encoded by the coding sequence ATGATCAAACGATTGGCTTACCTGATTATCCTGTTATTAGCAGTGATGGCGTTGACCACAGGCTGCTTGGAGCAGTCCGAATCGGCGAGTACTAATCCAACAAATTCTGAGGAGAAGGACCATAACGGTGGTGAAACATTTAACTGGAGAATGATCACCACCTGGGCGGCAGGATCTGTGCACTATGAACAGGACCAGCATTTTGTTGATTTGGTTCACAAGCTGAGTAACGGCCGGATCAATATCAACCTCCATCAAGTGGGTGAGCTGGCCCAAGCCAATCAGGTGTTGGATATGGTCAGTGATGGCACTGTAGAGATGGGAGGAGACTGGCCTAACTACTGGTCCGGCCGGAACACCGCCTTTGATCTTCTTGGCTCTCATGCTGTGGGATTAAACGGCATTGACTTCATGGTATGGATCTATGAGGCAGGGGGACTGGACATGTATCATGACATCTATGGTCAGCATAATACCATTTACTTTCCTCACACAGTCCATGGCATGGAGTCAGGTATCCGCTCTAACGTGCCTGTTGAAAGTCTTGATGATATCGCCGGTATGAACATCCGTTTTGTTGGCTTGATTCAGCAGCGTTTGTTACAGGAATTTGGAGGCAATCCTGTCAATCTTCCAGCCCATGAAATCTATGAGTCCCTGCAGAGAGGGGTAGTTGATGCAGCAGAGTTTGCCACACCATGGGCGGACAATATTGCTAATCTTCATGAGGTGACAGAGTACTGGGCGGCACCAGGGTGGCATCAAACAGCAGCGGTGTTTGGCGTGATGATCAATAAGGATGCATGGGACTCACTGCCTGATGATTTGAAAGAGATTGTTCAGATAGCAGCTAAAACAACCATGTTGGAACGTTCGATGAAAGCGATCTATATGGATGCAGTGAAAACCAACGAGATGATCGAAGAACACGGCATCACAGTTAACCAATATCCGGAGGAAGATTTGGCGCGTGTGGAAGAGGCTGTTCAACGTATATATGAGGAACTGGCTGCTGAAAACCCTGATTTTTCCAGGGTGTTGGAAAGCCAGCGAGCATATTTGAGAACATATGCCAACTACCGTGAATTCCAAGGACCATGGGGCTTTGGCAGCAATTACGGCTCCATGCTGAATAACGATTAA